gtgaaaagaaagccgctgcaaagaagccttccgctgctaaaaagaccgccgagaagaagaagaccgaaaaggccaaggctaaaactgccaaaaagacaggtacagttaaagctaaacccgcaaaaacagccgccaaagcatcagccactaaaccaaaggcacccaaggcaaaaaccaccgctgccaagcccaaaaaggctgccgcagcaaagaagccagctgccaagaagaccgccgctaagaagtaatttttccatgcaaaattacttatcatgtcaaaatgattattttcgatattcgaaagcagtatatctaacagcccttttcagggctacaaaaaaatttttaaaaagagaccaaatttaactcaaacaattttttaattacctaataaatactatgttaattttaagggaaaagctaatcacagcccttttcgtagctgtaaaacatctgttgaaatcttttaataccattgttacctaatatgggaatacattaccctttaaggaaatttaagtaatcacatgttaaatgggattttttccgcaactggattaactgtttcacttagggtcataaaccaaagcaattactaagaattatgaaaatcacttaatgttaaagaaaatctcatttagcatacctaaccaataagagagtggcgtacaatattcccttcaaaaatcgcacttagcatacctatttcattctttacgagcatacctacccatagatctcgcgtacaaacgcataagtccacatatacatctctacaccatttcacgctaacatactagtatacatccctaaaaaatttagtatcaacacacacgctcacatatactcgaacatcaatacaacgttgcataccgagtgtttgagcataagagcaatatgtgttgatcatattactgtagatgtagatggtgctaagcaaggagggcaatattagagtatgggtagtatacatattttattttaaaaaagtaataagggcaatgtgagggtgagtggtagatatattttttctttaaatttgtaaatataaattaattttagttgaataacgaattaagtctcttttttaatttattttgtggccctgaaaagggcctttgatgttgtagggaaaatattgtacgacgaaataagtatgccatttacttggagctggtgtacttagtaacggctttggtaccttcactgacagcgtgcttagccaactcaccgggcaataatagacggacggcagtttggatttcccgactggtgatggtggaacgcttgttgtagtgagccaaacgggaggcttcggcggcgatacgttcaaagatatcgttgacgaaactgttcatgatgctcatggcctttgaggagataccagtatcgggatggacttgcttcaacactttgtaaatgtagatagcataactctccttacgcttggtgcgtctcttggtcttgtcacccttagtgatgttcttttgggctttgccggccttctttgctgctttaccactggcttttggaggcattttcacttggttttttttttaagtcacacaaacacttttaacactgttcacgattttgtgtgtttgatggcttactcggaatatttaaaccatttcatgcacaagatattcaggtagacgaaaacagtcgctatgtttacgaaaacaaccctctaaaattagctacacgttggatccgaaagtataaatactgcagttcatgctgcgaactaatatcatttgtgtttcagtgctaagtgaagtgaattaaaaaaaaaaataactaaaaatgtctggtcgtggtaaaggtggcaaagttaagggaaaggcaaagtcccgttccaaccgtgctggtcttcaattccccgtcggtcgtatccatcgtttgttgcgcaaaggcaactatgctgaacgtgttggtgccggagctccagtttacttggctgctgtcatggagtatttggccgctgaagttcttgaattggctggcaacgctgctcgtgacaacaagaagacaagaattatcccccgtcacttgcaattggctatccgtaatgacgaagaattgaacaaattgctgtccggtgtcaccattgctcaaggtggtgtattgccaaacatccaagctgttctcttgcccaagaagacagaaaagaaggcttaaattatctacgagcatcaaagaaaaaatgtaaatacaggccatcgtataaatcaacaacaatccgtccttttcaggacgacaaaaatttttttaaaagagaaaaaactatatcaaaccttattttatcaagaaaatttacttaaaaaatagttttaaataataaataaaattttaattgtagttaaatttaaaaaatattttttggtcgattttttttttcagtggatttggtaatttgctagcaatttcgttattcgaaatttccttaaacaatcctgttttaggcgtaaatacaaaaaaatctgccatctattgtttataggtaaacattttcaaatatgtttacatcttatcgactattgcaggtcttttaatatacatgtcataattatcagttatcaattatcatgcatcaacatttcgcctatttgcatacattaacataataagaatttagttttatcgaccctactcaagattatcggcatttaataggatcaatgttaccattagggtactgtaaaaactatttattttacatttgaatatcacatggtaatcattgttcattttctgatgctgaaaaaaattggcatatgtaataacaaaacatcgaaacgaagtatctacgatcgtccctcttcgtacatttgtgacaaagttagcagctccaagcaaaggaaacatttaatggtagtatatgcgtgcattttggtatctgtgtgtatgtatgctttttagtgttgtataccatcgtttcatcgtattgttctaatggcgtcggttttagtttcgtcatgtatgtatgtatattatagaagctacattttggccgacggcaaattgaaaaatggtaatatttattttcaaataaattttatgtatttttttttagtaaaaatttataacaagatatatctctttttaaatatgttttgtggtcctgaaaaggaccgattgttttagttttaaagttcttaaaattttctccaaaatagcgtcaagataatgtttaaccgccgaaaccgtacaaagtgcggccttgtctcttcaaagcgtagacgacatccatagcggtgacggttttacgcttagcgtgttcagtgtaggtgacagcatcacgaataacgttttccaaaaacaccttcaggacaccacgggtttcttcgtaaatcaatccagagatacgctttacaccgccacgacgagccaaacgtctgattgcaggcttggtgataccttggatgttatcacgcaacactttacgatgacgtttagcgccaccttttcccaagcctttgccacctttaccacgaccagtcattttttcactttttaaattaaattcacttcacaagttatgcacaagaactaatacttaccatgctgcgatacctcatatttatacaaaatccgctctgaatttactacatacacatacgcttcgatctatcttcggggttgttcgtatacacttcgtgtgtacagatacaaatgttgaagcatatacgcagcacacacccttattggaaactgtagcccgccaaattttttctataaatatcgggaatcgctccgtaaggcaactattacagtgttaacagtgtttgtgtgcatatcgtgaagtgaactaaaaacctctagtgaaaaatggctcgtactaagcaaactgcccgtaaatctactggtggcaaagcccctcgtaagcaattggctaccaaagctgctcgtaagagcgcaccagccaccggtggtgttaagaagccacatcgtttccgccctggtaccgttgctttgcgtgaaatccgtcgctaccagaagagtactgagttgttgatccgcaaattgcctttccaacgtttggttcgtgaaattgcccaagatttcaagactgacttgcgtttccagagctctgctgtcatggccttgcaagaagctagcgaagcctacttggtcggtctcttcgaagataccaacttgtgtgccatccatgccaagcgtgtcaccatcatgcccaaggatatccaattggccagacgtattcgtggagaacgtgcttaaattattgacattttaaaagccaacttttttttacaaaaacaatcggtccttttcaggaccacaatatttttataaaaaagagaaaaaaatttattcaaaacttacacctttttatttttattaaaataaataaatatagtctttttttggggatggaaaaatacactatttatattaaaaaaatttttttcttttctatgcgttttacttttggtaatattgggtttcaaaacatggagcgaaatcaaaaacttttttttaaaaaaaaattatttaatttactttttatgttaaactgaaaatttttattttctattagcaacagtatatttgctgttattctttttgcaaaatttgatttttcgtagtagctacataacaagaatgaatgaagataaaaacaggcaggccaatacattcgagagaattttaaccttaaatagataatttagatacattgaatataaattttttctgtattttttattatttttaaacaaatgatattttttgctattctaaaaactgttttaaaaagaataaaatagtattttaatattttaaattattaaagggaaatagatttcgttcggtatgcaactgttctacatttgcttgcttagacaagggcatttttgaatttgtgtttaatttccaaaaaaaaattatatatttttttaaatttgtgattgcaacaatacattgtttagaatttacatttttaaattttttatttagtttcaagtccactttatatagaaaaaaatattttataataaatgcaatagagctcaccgcacattttgcatagccaacgacgttggtataacatagcatcgtaatattttagacttttcgtaacaaacgtacactttttacaaattatgtaacattttaatagaaatctatcatttctataatattttatgataaaattttcctaaaacatttttacattagagctttcaaat
The Stomoxys calcitrans chromosome 3, idStoCalc2.1, whole genome shotgun sequence genome window above contains:
- the LOC131996123 gene encoding histone H3-like; the protein is MARTKQTARKSTGGKAPRKQLATKAARKSAPATGGVKKPHRFRPGTVALREIRRYQKSTELLIRKLPFQRLVREIAQDFKTDLRFQSSAVMALQEASEAYLVGLFEDTNLCAIHAKRVTIMPKDIQLARRIRGRTKQTARKSTGGKAPRKQLATKAARKSAPATGGVKKPHRFRPGTVALREIRRYQKSTELLIRKLPFQRLVREIAQDFKTDLRFQSSAVMALQEASEAYLVGLFEDTNLCAIHAKRVTIMPKDIQLARRIRGERA